In Methanoregula formicica SMSP, the DNA window ACCAGAAACGCTGGGTCCAGTAATCGGCTTGAAACTTTGTAATTTCTCCGGTAAACCCTACGGCAGCATCTCCGCCGCGGTTTACAGTCGTTGAGAGAAGGTTGGAACCACCGGACCCGGAATTACAATTAACAAATACTGCAAGTGCAAGATCATTGATCTGACCGCTGGTTAATTTTGATATGCTTTTTTGGTCAGATGGATTGTTGGCATAAATCCAGGAATTGTCATAAAAAACAATTCCTCCGCTGTTACCATGACCGTTAAAGGAAAATACCTGATCACTTGGCAGGTTACTCCATGCAGAAGATGCAGGAACATTGGAATCATAATAAGCACCGTAACCCATGTTGCTTTGCTGAACTGCGGCATTATATGCATCATTACTGAAGTCATTTGCATAACCATAGTTCGGACCCCAGTCATCAGCCCTATACGCACTCGCTATCGGTACCACCGCCATCGCTGCGAGCAATAATGCAGACAGGATAACGCATAATCTGTTTTTTCTCATGTAATTCAATACCTCCATTTTTCTCTACTAACAGAGGCACGATCCAAACATTCTATGAAGAGAAGTCTTTCATCTCATGCCTACGGGCAGGATTGGGTTCGTCAAGTGTGCATACTTATGTAAACCCCGTCCTCCACTGATTGGGACGCCCTCCGGCTGTCCGCAATGAGCAGTTTGCCCCGGGATTATAAACGATTTGTCGGTCAAAACTTTACATGTCCCTGGAATACCAATCACACGAACTATTTCGTAAAAGGTATTTTTATTCACCAATAAACGAGATACGTTCGAACCTGAAAAAACCCGTTTTTTAAAAACGAGAGGAACCAACAACCCGGAGAGAGAATAAGGTTGTGATACCATGTTCTCTCCGGATCGACGGGTATCGTTTTAGATAACCGCATCACAAATACCCAATCCTTCTATAAACGTTCTCTCATCCAAAACTTTACACTTCAGCAACGTGTAAAGTTTTGACCGACAAAAGGTATTAATCTGTAATTGGAACGCTTTCCCGTGATACCATGAAGGTTCACTGGTTAGCACTGTTGTTAGTTATCGGTGCGGCACTGACCGTACCGGTTGTATCGGCAAAGATTGTTGAAGAAAAAGACGGGTATGTCGTGACACCTGGCGACAATACCCTCAGGCTGCCGGAAATATCCCGAATGAGTTCGGCCTCGATTTCCCAGGGACAGACTCAATGGTATTCAACATATGTACCGTCGGGAAAAACCTCGTTCTTTGCCGATCTGTACTGGGGCACCCCTTCAAATTCCCTCTCGCTCACGATCGCTGCCCCAGATACCACACTCGGTCCCTACTATGATTCCGCGGACGGGCGGATCGATGGCCGGGTTAACCTGAGGATTTCCAAATCCGGCGGTCTTGCATCCGGCACCTGGTGGTCGAAGGTTTATGGATACCGGGTGAGTGGCGTGCAAAGCTACACTTATTCTGCATCCGCGAGTTAGACCATAACCCTTTTTTTATCGTACCCTGAATATTCATGGATGAAGAAAATGATCAGGTACGGAATCATCCTGATTCTTGTTCTTTGTTCATTTTCGTTAGTACCATCCGGTTCCTGCGGGTTTCATAATGGATACACGGTCGAACCGGTAACACCAGATATGGATACGGGTACGCCGCTGGAAACCGTGCCGGTCGATTTCTGGGACCTTCCCCCGGGAATGATGTTGCTCGCACTGGCTCTTTCTGTATCCTCCTTTATCGGATTCCCCGTTGAACTCTTCTTATTCATCAAACTATACGCATATCTGGGATACCGGCATGTTACCAGAACAATCGTATTTGAAAATGACACACGGAGTCTTGCCTATCATTGTATACAAGATAATCCGGGTATCTACTTCAATTCCTTAGTGCGAAAGACCGACATCAAACCCGGGACACTGCGGTACCATCTCATCATTCTCATGACAACAGGAAAGATCTCCGCTATGAATATGAACGGCCATACACGGTATTTCGAAAATTCCAGGAAATTTTCAGAGGTAGAGAAAACGGTGTTTAAGCATATCCGGAATGAGACTGATAACCGTATTCTCATATTACTGCTTGATAATCCCGATACGAACAGGAAGAATCTGGAAGTGATGATGGGAATATCAGGACCATTGGTTACATGGTACATGAGAAGACTTAGTGATGATGGAATTGTCTCCATACAAAAAAACAGGAAAAATGTCCGGTATGAGATCTATCCTGAAGTGCGGCAATATCTTGAAAAATATCTTGTCCCAAACAGGGGGGTGATGCCGGTGTTATCCCTGGAACCTTCTCCCGAATCTTCATAATGCAGAATTCCAAGAGTTTATTTCAAGCCTGAAAAAACCGGCCCTTTATCCTGAATGGAGAAAAAAAGGTGGGCGATGGTATACGACCTTCGGTTTTCACCCACACATCCCCGTAATCAACCCGACATCTGCTGAGCTGTCACCGGGTCCAGCACCTGTGCTAGGATCTGCCCGGCCATCGACATGAAGAAGGTCCAGAAGACTTTCTTCACCTGCTCTTCTACCCCACCCTCTTGATCCTCGCCATCGCCTCGCGGAGCTTCTCCATCGAAGCCGCGTACGACAGCCGGATCCATCCCGGCGCATAGAACGCACTGCCCGGTGTAGCAGCCACGTGCCCCTTGTCAAGCCAGCGTGATGCCACTTCCATTTCAGCTCCGGCAACCTTCACGAACGAATAGAGCGCACCCTCAGCCATCTTGGAAATACATACTCTTGGTAAAATCGTGGCGAGGTGATCCCATCCTCATTCACCAGCAATTTGATGATTCAGAAGACGTCAGTATATTATAATGAACCTGCTGAAGGGAGCGGAATATGGCCTTTAATCGTCTCCGTCCCAATAACGAGCTCCCGCCACTTCCTCCGGCAATAGATCTCGAAACAAAACCAATCCTGAAAAAATGTATATCGGCACACCGGGCTCTGGCCACTCTGAAAGGTGCCGGCGATCTTATTCCCAACCAGGCCATCCTCATCAACGCTATCCCGCTTCAGGAAGCAAAAGCAAGTTCGGAGATCGAGAATATTGTCACAACAGGAGACGATCTGTACCGGGCATCCATTATCCCAAGTGCAGCAACCGATCCCCAGACAAAGGAAGTCCTGCGTTACCGGAGTGCATTACGTCGAGGATACGATCTTTTGGGTAAATACCACATCTCCAACGTTGTTCTTAAAGAGATCTGCGAGGTTCTGCTGGATCGCGAGGTCCAGATCCGCTGGTTCGGGGATACCAAGATCAAGAACCGGGCGACCGATGAGACGATATATACTGCACCTGAAGGCGGGGATATCCTCCGTGATAAACTGGACCGTCTGGAGCAATACATCCGCGAAGGAAACTCAATTGATCCGTTAATCCGCCTCGCCCTCATTCACTACCAGTTCGAGGCGATCCATCCGTTCGAAGACGGGAACGGGCGTACCGGGCGTATTCTGAATATCCTGTTTCTTATCGAGCGGGGACTCCTCGATATCCCCGTGTTATACCTAAGCCGCGGGATCATAGCCCGGAAAAACGATTACTACCGGTTGCTCCGTCAGGTAACGGAAGAAGGTGCCTGGGAAGAATGGATACTCTTCATGCTCTCGGTCATTGAGGAAACATCTGTCTGGACATATGAGCGAATTCTTGCGATACGACATCTTCTTGATGAGACAACAGAGAAGTGCAAGCGTGAACTGCCATCAACGGTTT includes these proteins:
- a CDS encoding winged helix-turn-helix transcriptional regulator; this encodes MKKMIRYGIILILVLCSFSLVPSGSCGFHNGYTVEPVTPDMDTGTPLETVPVDFWDLPPGMMLLALALSVSSFIGFPVELFLFIKLYAYLGYRHVTRTIVFENDTRSLAYHCIQDNPGIYFNSLVRKTDIKPGTLRYHLIILMTTGKISAMNMNGHTRYFENSRKFSEVEKTVFKHIRNETDNRILILLLDNPDTNRKNLEVMMGISGPLVTWYMRRLSDDGIVSIQKNRKNVRYEIYPEVRQYLEKYLVPNRGVMPVLSLEPSPESS
- a CDS encoding aminotransferase class I/II-fold pyridoxal phosphate-dependent enzyme, with protein sequence MAEGALYSFVKVAGAEMEVASRWLDKGHVAATPGSAFYAPGWIRLSYAASMEKLREAMARIKRVG
- a CDS encoding Fic family protein, whose translation is MAFNRLRPNNELPPLPPAIDLETKPILKKCISAHRALATLKGAGDLIPNQAILINAIPLQEAKASSEIENIVTTGDDLYRASIIPSAATDPQTKEVLRYRSALRRGYDLLGKYHISNVVLKEICEVLLDREVQIRWFGDTKIKNRATDETIYTAPEGGDILRDKLDRLEQYIREGNSIDPLIRLALIHYQFEAIHPFEDGNGRTGRILNILFLIERGLLDIPVLYLSRGIIARKNDYYRLLRQVTEEGAWEEWILFMLSVIEETSVWTYERILAIRHLLDETTEKCKRELPSTVYSKDLVELVFVQPYCKTQFVVDAGIAKRQTAASYLQEMEKIGVLESRKIGRERIYIHPALLHLLREP